The following proteins are co-located in the Sporosarcina pasteurii genome:
- a CDS encoding diaminopropionate ammonia-lyase — protein MNNHIKWVDNQHKQAGPAIQELLSFSEKEMEKAFNFHTSIPGYEFTSLHSLSGLSDCLGLKGVYIKDESKRFGLNAFKGLGASYAIASHFAEKLSLNQNEISFPILLEHVNSLPKSTFATVTAGNHGRGVAWAANLFGQQAKVYLPKGSSTMRLKAIQELGADAQITDMNYDDTVQHIASVAKENNWILVQDTAWEGYEKTPLAIMQGYTTIVAEIVEQLSFREISHVFLQAGVGSFAGAIAAAISHSASDSAPKIIIVEPSEADCFYQSAQSTTGEAQRVYGNLSTMMAGLACGEPNPIGWEILKRTSDYFFSCDDSISAKGMRVLSSPVHHDVKIISGESGAVPLGLLHELMTIDQLNEIKYRLGLDDSSSILIINTEGDTDPVNYKTIIQNT, from the coding sequence ATGAACAATCATATTAAATGGGTTGATAATCAGCATAAACAAGCAGGACCTGCTATACAAGAATTGCTCAGTTTCTCTGAAAAAGAAATGGAAAAAGCTTTCAACTTTCATACTAGTATACCCGGATATGAATTTACTTCACTTCATTCTTTATCTGGCCTCTCAGATTGTTTAGGACTAAAAGGTGTTTATATAAAAGACGAATCAAAACGGTTTGGACTGAATGCTTTTAAAGGGTTAGGGGCTTCCTATGCGATAGCCTCTCATTTTGCTGAGAAACTTTCGCTTAATCAAAACGAAATAAGTTTTCCAATATTATTAGAACATGTTAACAGTTTACCAAAATCCACATTTGCAACAGTTACTGCGGGGAATCATGGGAGGGGCGTAGCATGGGCCGCAAATCTCTTTGGGCAGCAAGCAAAGGTTTATTTACCAAAAGGCTCTTCAACAATGCGTTTAAAGGCAATTCAAGAACTTGGTGCAGATGCGCAAATTACAGATATGAATTATGACGATACGGTTCAACATATCGCAAGCGTTGCCAAAGAGAATAACTGGATTCTTGTTCAGGATACTGCTTGGGAAGGGTATGAAAAGACTCCTCTTGCTATCATGCAAGGCTATACAACAATTGTTGCGGAGATAGTAGAACAATTATCATTTCGTGAGATTTCCCATGTTTTTCTTCAAGCTGGAGTAGGTTCGTTTGCTGGAGCCATCGCCGCCGCTATTTCTCACTCAGCGTCAGATTCGGCCCCTAAGATCATAATAGTTGAACCGTCAGAGGCGGATTGTTTTTATCAATCTGCACAAAGCACAACAGGAGAAGCGCAACGTGTATATGGGAATCTTTCTACGATGATGGCGGGACTTGCATGTGGAGAACCTAACCCAATTGGATGGGAAATCTTAAAAAGAACTAGTGACTATTTCTTCTCTTGTGATGACTCAATTAGTGCAAAGGGAATGCGCGTTTTAAGTTCACCTGTTCATCATGATGTCAAAATCATCTCTGGGGAATCTGGGGCGGTACCATTAGGTTTATTACATGAATTAATGACAATTGATCAATTAAATGAAATTAAGTATCGTCTAGGACTTGATGATTCTTCTAGTATTTTAATCATTAATACTGAAGGTGACACCGATCCAGTTAATTATAAAACAATAATCCAAAATACATAA
- a CDS encoding GNAT family N-acetyltransferase, with product MRLETERLLLKPYKHEFADVIYPVVSQAEFAVFTKGNPEKYIGNCGLVSISNSHQKAEIAYFIDKNEWGKGYATEVASFMIGYGFEKLGLERIYGRCMSRNPASRKVMEKIGFQFEGTLRHDVKKGREFEDLDLLSILRSDFEELYGV from the coding sequence ATGCGATTAGAAACAGAGCGGTTGCTATTAAAACCATATAAACATGAATTTGCAGATGTTATATATCCAGTAGTGTCACAGGCGGAATTTGCAGTTTTTACAAAGGGAAATCCAGAGAAATACATAGGAAATTGCGGTCTGGTCAGTATTTCCAACAGTCATCAAAAGGCAGAAATCGCCTATTTTATTGATAAGAATGAGTGGGGGAAAGGGTACGCAACTGAAGTAGCGTCTTTTATGATTGGATACGGTTTTGAAAAACTTGGATTAGAGCGTATATACGGACGCTGTATGTCCAGAAATCCCGCCTCTAGAAAAGTAATGGAAAAGATAGGTTTTCAATTTGAAGGAACATTAAGGCATGACGTTAAAAAAGGGCGAGAGTTTGAGGATTTGGATTTATTAAGTATATTACGATCGGATTTTGAAGAATTATATGGAGTTTAA
- the fabI gene encoding enoyl-ACP reductase FabI gives MNNLLTGKNFIIMGVANKRSIAWGIAKALNEAGANLIFTYQGERLKREVERLIPELNQENTLLVECDVTSDESIDNAFGTIAQQYPVVDGLAHCIAFAKREELTGDFSDTSRDGFQLAHDISAFSLVAVSKAVKPLLKEGGSILTLTYLGGERVVKNYNIMGVAKASLDASVKYLANDFGQYNIRVNSISAGPIRTLAAKGIAGFNENLKVIEEKAPLRRTTNPEEVGKAAIFLLSDLASGVTGENLHVDSGYHIIGY, from the coding sequence ATGAATAATTTATTAACTGGTAAAAATTTCATTATTATGGGTGTGGCGAACAAACGAAGCATTGCCTGGGGTATCGCTAAAGCCCTAAACGAAGCGGGAGCTAATTTAATCTTCACTTACCAAGGTGAACGTCTAAAAAGAGAAGTTGAACGACTAATTCCTGAGTTAAATCAAGAAAATACATTACTTGTAGAGTGTGATGTAACAAGCGATGAAAGCATTGATAATGCTTTTGGAACGATTGCCCAACAATATCCGGTTGTTGACGGTTTAGCACATTGTATCGCTTTCGCGAAAAGAGAAGAGTTAACAGGCGATTTCTCAGATACAAGCCGTGATGGTTTCCAACTTGCACACGATATTAGTGCATTCTCTTTAGTGGCTGTTTCTAAGGCTGTCAAACCGCTTCTAAAAGAAGGCGGCTCAATCTTAACGCTTACTTACTTAGGCGGAGAACGAGTTGTTAAAAACTATAATATAATGGGTGTCGCAAAAGCTTCCCTCGATGCAAGTGTTAAATACCTTGCCAACGACTTTGGACAGTATAACATTCGTGTGAATTCTATTTCTGCTGGTCCGATCCGCACGCTTGCAGCGAAAGGCATCGCTGGCTTTAATGAAAACCTTAAAGTGATTGAAGAGAAAGCACCATTAAGAAGAACGACTAATCCGGAAGAAGTCGGTAAAGCGGCTATATTTTTACTAAGTGACCTCGCGAGCGGTGTCACTGGTGAAAACCTACATGTCGATTCTGGCTATCATATTATCGGTTATTAA
- a CDS encoding DUF421 domain-containing protein — MPEFLLILIRSIGAFLILLLMARIMGKKQLSQLTFFDYCVGITIGSIAATMSVDQNVKISNGFVSLIIWGLFPLVLAYLGMKNRKFLHLTDGRPAIIIKNGQVLEESMKKNQLAIDELMMLLREKSVFKVDDVEMAILETNGELSILLKTEQQPVTPKLLRLKVEPEKAPTLLIADGTVLEQNLAMLGYSSKWLLSEIKKQGASQIKDVFLAQVDSNGNLYVDLYNDNMVQPQAEQQPSLAAQLKQLQADLEKFAPKTGGKQTKQVNNEQAKKLQKTIEDIIPYLK; from the coding sequence GTGCCAGAATTTTTATTAATACTCATTCGATCCATTGGGGCTTTTCTAATATTATTATTAATGGCCCGCATTATGGGGAAAAAACAGCTTTCACAACTGACATTTTTTGATTATTGTGTTGGTATAACAATCGGATCTATTGCTGCGACAATGTCCGTCGATCAAAATGTTAAGATTTCTAATGGATTTGTTTCATTAATTATTTGGGGCTTGTTTCCTCTCGTTTTAGCCTATTTAGGCATGAAAAATCGAAAGTTTCTACACTTAACAGATGGGAGACCTGCCATTATTATTAAGAATGGCCAAGTGTTAGAAGAAAGTATGAAGAAAAACCAATTGGCAATTGATGAATTAATGATGTTGTTACGTGAAAAGAGTGTTTTTAAAGTAGATGATGTAGAGATGGCTATTTTAGAGACAAATGGCGAACTCAGTATTTTGTTAAAAACTGAGCAACAGCCTGTTACCCCTAAATTATTACGTTTAAAGGTTGAACCCGAAAAAGCACCAACATTGTTAATCGCTGATGGTACGGTTTTAGAACAGAACTTAGCAATGCTTGGTTATTCATCAAAATGGTTATTGAGTGAGATAAAAAAACAAGGTGCATCACAAATTAAGGATGTATTCCTAGCTCAAGTTGATTCAAATGGGAATCTGTATGTTGATTTGTATAATGATAACATGGTTCAGCCTCAAGCCGAGCAACAACCATCATTGGCAGCTCAGCTGAAGCAATTACAAGCTGATTTAGAAAAATTTGCGCCCAAAACTGGAGGTAAACAGACAAAGCAAGTGAACAATGAGCAAGCAAAAAAATTACAAAAGACAATCGAAGATATAATCCCCTACTTAAAATGA
- a CDS encoding TRAP transporter permease: protein MNIKNRFIGWFTEGEKRELSNVHLTIFTLLAFSLAIFQIWSVVWGKLNPMNQMAIHLAFILSLTFLIYSYSKNTGLTRPTIIDYVSAILAFAAGIYFTLHADRFAVRIPIMEPLTNFDLFFGLVFVLLSIEAARRTIGYPIIVIVFVGIGYALWGHRLEGLMWHRAFSPVDVLDELAFSFNGLWGSPISVAASFVFMFMLFGAFLNKAGAGEFFFKLSTAVAGRTKGGTAKVAVLASTFFGSISGSPTANVVTTGSFTIPVSKKTGYKPSFAAAVEASASTGGSILPPIMGSSAFLMAAVTQVPYGFIVMAAIIPGILYYASLLTMVHFEALRLDLPRAAKEDIPKISTVLREGWFYFIPLLVLVFFLMQGYSASRTGFYGIISIVIVSWFRKKTRMGLKEIINAMIDGAKSAIPVSTACAVAGLVIAGIMSTGLGGKLTSIVLSLTEGMLFPTLILVMLICIILGMGMPVAAAYILTAMLAAPALIELGVSTMSAHLFIVYFSIFSAITPPVAVAAFAAAGISGSNPNRVGLEAVRLGLVGFIVPFMFVFEPSLLMDGAPGEIIISILTALIGVIILAAGVIGWLITKATIVERIALIAGGLLTIYPGLLSDGIGVVLIISILFIQRRREIKIIKIDRRRPMEKRGLKGTDSIGVES, encoded by the coding sequence GTGAACATTAAAAATAGATTTATCGGATGGTTTACTGAAGGAGAAAAGCGAGAATTATCGAATGTTCATCTAACGATATTTACTCTCCTTGCATTTTCATTAGCGATTTTTCAAATTTGGTCTGTTGTCTGGGGTAAACTAAATCCTATGAATCAAATGGCAATTCATCTGGCATTTATTTTAAGCCTTACATTTTTGATATACAGCTATTCTAAAAATACCGGTTTAACACGACCGACGATTATCGATTATGTTTCTGCCATATTGGCTTTTGCGGCGGGGATTTATTTCACCCTTCATGCGGACCGCTTTGCTGTAAGAATTCCAATTATGGAGCCATTAACGAACTTTGACTTGTTTTTTGGCTTGGTGTTTGTGCTTCTGAGTATTGAAGCTGCACGAAGAACGATTGGCTATCCTATTATTGTGATTGTCTTCGTTGGCATTGGTTATGCATTATGGGGCCATAGATTAGAAGGCCTTATGTGGCATCGGGCATTTTCGCCTGTAGATGTATTAGATGAATTGGCATTTAGCTTTAATGGTTTGTGGGGGTCGCCCATTTCCGTTGCAGCATCATTCGTATTTATGTTCATGTTGTTTGGTGCATTTTTAAATAAGGCAGGGGCTGGCGAGTTCTTTTTCAAACTTTCTACAGCTGTTGCAGGAAGAACAAAGGGTGGAACCGCAAAAGTTGCTGTACTTGCTAGTACATTTTTTGGTTCTATATCTGGAAGCCCAACAGCAAATGTTGTGACAACTGGATCTTTCACAATTCCTGTCAGTAAGAAAACCGGTTACAAACCATCCTTTGCCGCAGCAGTGGAAGCATCCGCCTCTACAGGTGGAAGTATATTACCACCGATTATGGGTTCATCTGCCTTTCTAATGGCAGCCGTTACACAAGTGCCCTATGGATTCATCGTGATGGCTGCGATTATTCCTGGAATTCTTTATTATGCCTCTTTGTTAACGATGGTTCATTTCGAAGCACTTCGACTAGATTTACCCCGAGCTGCTAAGGAGGATATTCCAAAGATTTCTACAGTCTTAAGGGAAGGATGGTTCTATTTTATTCCTTTACTTGTATTGGTCTTTTTTCTAATGCAAGGGTATAGTGCTTCTAGAACAGGATTCTACGGCATCATTTCTATCGTCATTGTTAGTTGGTTCCGTAAAAAGACACGTATGGGGTTAAAAGAAATTATCAATGCGATGATTGATGGTGCAAAATCAGCTATCCCTGTTTCAACGGCATGTGCTGTAGCAGGATTAGTCATAGCGGGGATTATGTCGACGGGTCTTGGCGGAAAGTTAACGAGTATTGTTCTTAGTTTAACTGAAGGGATGTTATTCCCTACTTTAATACTCGTTATGCTCATTTGTATCATTTTAGGAATGGGGATGCCTGTTGCAGCAGCATATATATTAACTGCAATGCTAGCGGCACCGGCATTAATTGAATTAGGTGTTTCGACGATGTCTGCCCATTTGTTCATTGTGTATTTTTCTATCTTTTCAGCAATCACTCCACCCGTTGCGGTCGCAGCCTTTGCCGCCGCAGGGATTTCTGGTAGTAACCCGAACCGAGTAGGACTGGAAGCTGTTCGTCTAGGTTTAGTCGGTTTTATTGTTCCATTTATGTTTGTTTTTGAACCTTCACTATTGATGGACGGGGCGCCGGGGGAAATCATTATCTCGATCTTAACCGCATTGATAGGTGTGATTATACTAGCTGCTGGTGTAATTGGTTGGTTAATTACAAAGGCTACAATTGTGGAACGCATCGCACTCATTGCTGGTGGACTTCTCACAATTTACCCGGGTTTATTATCCGATGGGATCGGTGTGGTGCTGATTATTTCAATCTTGTTTATTCAACGAAGACGCGAGATTAAGATAATAAAGATTGATCGTAGAAGACCAATGGAAAAAAGGGGACTGAAAGGGACAGATTCTATTGGAGTTGAGAGTTAA
- a CDS encoding TAXI family TRAP transporter solute-binding subunit, with amino-acid sequence MKRNFILLTMLFSILFIVACSNEKAVHNGESEKGVTSQSLQTTIIGGRTGGAWSVFTEGVAESIRRENKGAIVTVEPGGIVENPPTIGTNAVSFGISYAMTAYAAYTGAEPYDEAYEDIRAISVVIPGNYYQFIARVDTPYETFDDIINQKAPIRLAVDQQGSAGEIITRNILKEYNVTYEDIISWGGSVDHLSDSKTFELMADKRIDATGDAVSVPSSGMIEASTTIDLKMLSFDKEVMQAVSDNLGMATGTIQAGSYDFLEDDIDTLYTPAILIVHKDVPEEEVYQITKAIYNNFDYLGTVHEEFKNLTADNMMEVGQVPLHPGAEKFFKEAGMLN; translated from the coding sequence ATGAAACGAAACTTCATTTTACTTACTATGTTATTCAGCATTTTGTTTATCGTCGCGTGCAGTAATGAGAAAGCAGTACATAATGGAGAATCAGAGAAGGGAGTTACATCTCAATCATTACAAACAACAATCATTGGTGGACGTACAGGGGGGGCATGGTCTGTATTTACGGAAGGGGTAGCTGAATCTATCCGTAGAGAAAACAAGGGAGCAATCGTGACTGTCGAGCCCGGCGGAATTGTGGAAAATCCACCGACTATCGGAACAAATGCTGTTTCATTTGGTATTTCTTATGCGATGACTGCCTATGCGGCCTATACAGGCGCGGAGCCCTATGACGAGGCGTATGAAGATATCCGCGCCATTAGTGTCGTAATCCCTGGGAATTACTATCAATTTATTGCTAGGGTCGATACACCATATGAGACATTTGATGACATCATTAATCAAAAAGCTCCCATTCGATTGGCCGTGGATCAGCAAGGTTCAGCGGGGGAAATAATAACAAGAAATATCTTAAAAGAATATAACGTTACTTATGAAGACATTATTTCCTGGGGCGGTTCTGTTGATCACCTAAGTGATTCCAAAACATTTGAACTGATGGCCGATAAACGAATTGATGCTACTGGAGATGCTGTATCAGTCCCTTCAAGCGGTATGATTGAAGCTTCTACTACGATTGATTTAAAAATGCTTTCATTCGATAAAGAAGTGATGCAGGCGGTATCGGACAATCTTGGAATGGCAACTGGGACAATTCAAGCGGGTAGCTATGATTTTTTAGAAGACGATATCGATACATTGTATACGCCAGCGATTTTAATTGTTCATAAGGATGTACCGGAAGAGGAAGTCTATCAAATCACAAAAGCAATCTATAATAACTTTGATTATCTTGGGACCGTACATGAAGAATTTAAAAATTTAACAGCTGACAATATGATGGAAGTTGGGCAAGTACCCCTTCATCCTGGCGCAGAGAAGTTTTTCAAGGAAGCGGGCATGCTTAACTAA
- the nadC gene encoding carboxylating nicotinate-nucleotide diphosphorylase codes for MNQLKLRTQLQAFLLEDIGDQDITSQTIFPLTEIGKGVFIAKEDGIIAGLGVIKEAYHLLDRSIQVTEYLKDGDAVTCGDIIAEVTGPIAHLLTGERVILNLMQRMSGIATVVNESVAMLDDSSIQICDTRKTIPGLRMFDKYAVVSGGGKNHRQGLYDGVMIKDNHIAFAGSITKAVQCVRDKIGHMVKIEVETETKEEVLEAVEAGADVIMFDNRTPEEVKEFVQYVPETIITEASGGITMENLATYHGTGVNYISLGFLTHSVKALDISLQVLEENNRIERGSIR; via the coding sequence ATGAATCAATTAAAATTACGAACACAATTACAAGCCTTTTTATTGGAGGATATTGGTGATCAGGATATTACTAGCCAAACGATTTTCCCACTAACGGAGATAGGAAAAGGCGTGTTCATTGCCAAGGAAGATGGAATTATTGCGGGTCTAGGGGTTATTAAAGAAGCTTATCATTTATTAGACCGTTCTATTCAAGTGACTGAATATCTTAAAGACGGCGATGCGGTGACATGTGGGGATATAATTGCGGAAGTGACGGGGCCAATCGCACATTTACTTACGGGGGAAAGGGTCATATTAAATCTCATGCAGCGGATGAGCGGTATTGCGACAGTTGTAAATGAAAGCGTGGCAATGCTAGATGATTCTTCCATTCAAATTTGTGATACAAGAAAGACGATTCCAGGACTGCGTATGTTTGATAAATATGCCGTCGTAAGCGGTGGCGGAAAAAATCACAGGCAAGGATTATATGATGGCGTTATGATTAAAGATAATCATATTGCATTTGCAGGTTCTATTACGAAAGCAGTGCAGTGCGTGCGAGATAAAATTGGCCATATGGTAAAAATTGAAGTAGAAACAGAAACGAAAGAAGAAGTACTGGAAGCAGTTGAAGCAGGAGCCGACGTGATTATGTTTGATAATCGAACACCTGAAGAAGTGAAGGAGTTTGTTCAGTATGTGCCAGAAACCATCATCACAGAGGCTTCGGGTGGAATTACAATGGAAAATTTGGCAACTTACCATGGAACTGGTGTCAATTACATATCATTAGGTTTTTTAACACATTCGGTTAAAGCACTCGATATTAGTTTACAAGTCTTAGAAGAAAATAATCGGATTGAAAGAGGAAGTATACGATGA
- a CDS encoding DUF4363 family protein — protein sequence MKKKYTLIGILLLLLAGCSNITGHTYFNENISKIEEHLDYEDWGYLQKQAKDLKVLYDDQQWKLQLLGDEGEYEGLNISIHRLIKAIEHEDTTRATLELATIKVIINDIYSL from the coding sequence TTGAAGAAAAAATATACGTTAATTGGAATCCTCTTACTTTTACTGGCAGGTTGTTCAAATATAACAGGTCATACTTATTTTAACGAAAATATAAGTAAAATTGAGGAACACCTTGATTATGAAGATTGGGGTTATTTACAAAAACAAGCAAAAGACTTAAAAGTGCTATATGATGACCAACAATGGAAATTACAATTATTAGGAGATGAAGGGGAGTATGAAGGCTTAAATATTAGTATTCATAGGCTTATTAAAGCAATAGAACATGAAGATACAACTCGAGCAACATTAGAATTGGCAACAATTAAAGTAATTATAAACGATATTTATTCGTTATAA
- a CDS encoding class I SAM-dependent methyltransferase, producing the protein MKVDFGNVAKNYARFRNNLPSELLEGLKLRGIVFNDKKVTDLGSGSGVLCRALQQEGASVVGVEPSIELIEEAKEIDNEEGYMIEYKNTYSEATSLPDNTYDLITVLRAWHWFDAEKTLSEIKRILKEDGSLIIMDSGFLSKSKVVKDTLDMIKNHMP; encoded by the coding sequence ATGAAAGTTGACTTCGGTAATGTCGCAAAAAATTACGCTAGATTTAGAAATAATTTACCTTCTGAACTATTGGAGGGCTTAAAACTGAGAGGAATTGTATTTAATGACAAAAAGGTCACAGATTTAGGTTCTGGGTCAGGCGTATTATGTAGGGCTCTACAACAGGAAGGGGCATCTGTTGTTGGCGTGGAACCGTCGATAGAACTAATAGAAGAAGCCAAAGAAATTGATAATGAGGAAGGATATATGATTGAGTATAAAAATACTTACTCAGAGGCTACGTCCTTACCTGATAACACATATGATCTTATAACAGTATTAAGAGCTTGGCATTGGTTTGATGCCGAAAAGACCCTTTCTGAAATTAAAAGAATTTTAAAAGAAGACGGATCACTGATTATTATGGATTCAGGATTTTTATCAAAAAGTAAAGTTGTAAAAGACACACTTGACATGATTAAAAATCATATGCCTTAA